The Setaria italica strain Yugu1 chromosome IX, Setaria_italica_v2.0, whole genome shotgun sequence genome has a window encoding:
- the LOC101764738 gene encoding protein RBL isoform X1: MNAPVVDPYQGEFPETIEEYLHHGTMKCIAFNRTGTLLAAGCSNGSCVIWDFETRGLAREFRDKDCTAPITSVSWSRYGHRLLASATDKSLTLWDVSTGEKIARITLQQTPLRTSLQPGSPTPSVCLACPLSSAPLLVDLNTGSTTVLPVSVSENGNPPAPNPRNKFADGTPPFTPTAATFDKYGDLIYVGNSKGEILIVDSKTIQVHAVIPTPGGTVVKDIVLSRDGQYLLTNSNDRVIRVYKNMMPVKGSGEEIRNISNNNNDYQSHYDKLKANGASCLILSCELSDAITKIQWKTPCFSGNGEWIVGASANKGEHRLQIWDQTGRLVKILDGPKEALIDLAWHPVEPTIATVSVTGFVYIWAKEHVENWSAFAPDFVELEENEEYVEREDEFDLNPREEEAEEVVIDENAEIDIETYEKNAVFSDVEDSVDEIVFLPAIPSPDAPDEQPEKCLGSSSKLEDSNHSGSPSSMDAVQNGQAIPQASSPMEVDNSTAEDPAEGPNSKRKRRLSVKGLELQQTEKVKKPATKNKSNGKSAKSSAKQMESTNGNSSAVDDEATEDDEINIDS; this comes from the exons atGAACGCGCCTGTAGTCG ATCCATATCAGGGGGAATTTCCAGAGACAATCGAGGAGTACTTGCATCATGGTACTATGAAATGCATTGCGTTTAACCGTACAGGAACACTTCTTGCTG CTGGATGCTCAAATGGTAGCTGTGTTATCTGGGACTTTGAAACAAGGGGGCTTGCAAGAGAATTTCGTGATAAAGATTGCACTGCACCTATAACAAGCGTATCCTGGTCTAGGTACGGCCACCGTTTACTTGCCTCTGCTACTGACAAGTCATTGACACTTTGGGATGTGTCAACTGGGGAAAAGATTGCCCGCATAACTCTTCAGCAGACTCCATTGCGCACCAGTCTTCAACCTGGTTCTCCAACCCCATCTGTTTGTTTGGCATGTCCTCTGTCTTCTGCACCTCTTCTTGTTGATTTGAATACTGGAAGTACCACAGTTCTCCCTGTTTCTGTATCTGAGAATGGTAACCCACCTGCACCTAATCCCCGTAACAAATTCGCGGATGGTACCCCACCTTTTACACCAACAGCTGCAACATTTGATAAGTATGGGGATCTGATATATGTGGGCAACTCTAAGGGAGAAATTTTAATCGTCGATTCAAAAACCATCCAGGTACATGCAGTAATTCCCACCCCTGGTGGAACTGTTGTTAAGGATATTGTTTTAAGCCGGGATGGTCAATATCTTCTAACGAATTCTAATGATCGGGTCATTAGAGTCTACAAGAATATGATGCCTGTTAAAGGTTCTGGAGAGGAGATTAGAAACATAAGCAACAACAATAATGACTATCAAAGTCACTATGATAAGTTAAAAGCAAATGGTGCAAGCTGCCTTATTCTTTCCTGTGAACTTTCGGATGCCATTACAAAGATACAGTGGAAGACACCATGCTTCAGTGGTAATGGTGAGTGGATAGTTGGCGCTTCTGCAAACAAAGGAGAGCACAGGCTGCAGATATGGGACCAAACAGGGCGACTTGTAAAGATCCTTGATGGTCCGAAGGAAGCTCTCATTGATCTTGCCTGGCATCCTGTTGAACCTACAATTGCTACAGTATCTGTAACAGGCTTTGTATACATTTGGGCCAAGGAGCATGTAGAGAATTGGAGTGCATTTGCTCCTGATTTTGTTGAATTAGAAGAAAATGAAGAGTACGTTGAACGAGAGGATGAGTTTGACCTGAACCCACGTGAAGAAGAG GCTGAGGAAGTAGTGATAGATGAGAATGCGGAAATTGATATTGAAACATATGAGAAGAATGCAGTGTTCAGTGACGTGGAGGATTCTGTGGATGAGATTGTCTTCTTGCCAGCAATTCCTTCCCCAGATGCTCCTGATGAACAGCCAGAGAAATGCCTTGGAAGTTCATCAAAGTTGGAGGATAGCAACCATTCTGGTTCCCCATCCTCAATGGATGCTGTACAGAATGGTCAAGCCATTCCTCAGGCGTCAAGCCCAATGGAAG TGGACAACTCTACTGCTGAAGACCCAGCGGAAGGGCCAAACTCAAAGCGGAAGCGGCGACTGTCCGTGAAGGGGCTCGAGTTGCAGCAGACTGAGAAGGTCAAAAAGCCGGCAACAAAAAACAAATCCAACGGCAAGTCTGCAAAATCCAGTGCCAAGCAGATGGAATCCACCAACGGAAACAGCTCCGCCGTTGATGATGAAGCAACTGAGGATGATGAGATTAACATTGATAGCTAG
- the LOC101764738 gene encoding protein RBL isoform X2, translating to MNAPVVDPYQGEFPETIEEYLHHGTMKCIAFNRTGTLLAAGCSNGSCVIWDFETRGLAREFRDKDCTAPITSVSWSRYGHRLLASATDKSLTLWDVSTGEKIARITLQQTPLRTSLQPGSPTPSVCLACPLSSAPLLVDLNTGSTTVLPVSVSENGNPPAPNPRNKFADGTPPFTPTAATFDKYGDLIYVGNSKGEILIVDSKTIQVHAVIPTPGGTVVKDIVLSRDGQYLLTNSNDRVIRVYKNMMPVKGSGEEIRNISNNNNDYQSHYDKLKANGASCLILSCELSDAITKIQWKTPCFSGNGEWIVGASANKGEHRLQIWDQTGRLVKILDGPKEALIDLAWHPVEPTIATVSVTGFVYIWAKEHVENWSAFAPDFVELEENEEYVEREDEFDLNPREEEAEEVVIDENAEIDIETYEKNAVFSDVEDSVDEIVFLPAIPSPDAPDEQPEKCLGSSSKLEDSNHSGSPSSMDAVQNGQAIPQASSPMEDHYTKKTKSCTLHGEKWWNLVLSLGHRML from the exons atGAACGCGCCTGTAGTCG ATCCATATCAGGGGGAATTTCCAGAGACAATCGAGGAGTACTTGCATCATGGTACTATGAAATGCATTGCGTTTAACCGTACAGGAACACTTCTTGCTG CTGGATGCTCAAATGGTAGCTGTGTTATCTGGGACTTTGAAACAAGGGGGCTTGCAAGAGAATTTCGTGATAAAGATTGCACTGCACCTATAACAAGCGTATCCTGGTCTAGGTACGGCCACCGTTTACTTGCCTCTGCTACTGACAAGTCATTGACACTTTGGGATGTGTCAACTGGGGAAAAGATTGCCCGCATAACTCTTCAGCAGACTCCATTGCGCACCAGTCTTCAACCTGGTTCTCCAACCCCATCTGTTTGTTTGGCATGTCCTCTGTCTTCTGCACCTCTTCTTGTTGATTTGAATACTGGAAGTACCACAGTTCTCCCTGTTTCTGTATCTGAGAATGGTAACCCACCTGCACCTAATCCCCGTAACAAATTCGCGGATGGTACCCCACCTTTTACACCAACAGCTGCAACATTTGATAAGTATGGGGATCTGATATATGTGGGCAACTCTAAGGGAGAAATTTTAATCGTCGATTCAAAAACCATCCAGGTACATGCAGTAATTCCCACCCCTGGTGGAACTGTTGTTAAGGATATTGTTTTAAGCCGGGATGGTCAATATCTTCTAACGAATTCTAATGATCGGGTCATTAGAGTCTACAAGAATATGATGCCTGTTAAAGGTTCTGGAGAGGAGATTAGAAACATAAGCAACAACAATAATGACTATCAAAGTCACTATGATAAGTTAAAAGCAAATGGTGCAAGCTGCCTTATTCTTTCCTGTGAACTTTCGGATGCCATTACAAAGATACAGTGGAAGACACCATGCTTCAGTGGTAATGGTGAGTGGATAGTTGGCGCTTCTGCAAACAAAGGAGAGCACAGGCTGCAGATATGGGACCAAACAGGGCGACTTGTAAAGATCCTTGATGGTCCGAAGGAAGCTCTCATTGATCTTGCCTGGCATCCTGTTGAACCTACAATTGCTACAGTATCTGTAACAGGCTTTGTATACATTTGGGCCAAGGAGCATGTAGAGAATTGGAGTGCATTTGCTCCTGATTTTGTTGAATTAGAAGAAAATGAAGAGTACGTTGAACGAGAGGATGAGTTTGACCTGAACCCACGTGAAGAAGAG GCTGAGGAAGTAGTGATAGATGAGAATGCGGAAATTGATATTGAAACATATGAGAAGAATGCAGTGTTCAGTGACGTGGAGGATTCTGTGGATGAGATTGTCTTCTTGCCAGCAATTCCTTCCCCAGATGCTCCTGATGAACAGCCAGAGAAATGCCTTGGAAGTTCATCAAAGTTGGAGGATAGCAACCATTCTGGTTCCCCATCCTCAATGGATGCTGTACAGAATGGTCAAGCCATTCCTCAGGCGTCAAGCCCAATGGAAG ACCATTATACCAAGAAAACTAAGTCGTGCACCCTCCATGGTGAAAAATGGTGGAATTTGGTTCTCAGTTTAGGTCACAGAATGTTGTGA
- the LOC101765147 gene encoding uncharacterized protein LOC101765147, which produces MELNTRSKQSSNGKGKAKAMAKIVEEEEEEAEDFFSSSDCGCFLCAIKQPDARLRRASLADFFRELPYCDDDGSNGQSCAAAVGAVWRAAMAAPDDPELPSLGAIRCMSLLLARALADAAWCRRGGNVYVPYYAAHVIGSYTIRSSAHAELAVAAGAVRPLTALLGGAMTWVEQRAAARALGHLASYDATFPAVARQAVEAVPLAVRAASTCIGDVHASFVKLAPSRRPKYHRDLMACGLAGGGADAEDRKAEEWASQLQCWSLYFLSCLASRDLSSHAMICQDAVFLRELSRMWGGLANGDSPAGVGLLRLLCRSPVGRAAIAACRDALSSLCDLARSSDDWQYMAVDCLLLLLDDRDTWNAVADATAPCLVDLVDLRHLGPRRRLGDAIATALLLDDSREVGMEAKKAIARLREVKVDRKETEEAMPRDELLKREILAKEKKRQGNDSFLQGDVDKAIDLYTEALELCPLSRRRERLVLHSNLAQCRLARRDADAAVSDATRALALARPANAHARSLWRRAQAYDMKGMARESLLDCLAFAGAWLDRRRKHTRRAARGANPKLPYCVARMISKQMSVTGLFAGVAMSGNKVGGDDYMPRCSENDDGDDEDDGDDRRDDDDESEEEFAAGNAAGVKICTSGRELPIVMGDAWRRLARMT; this is translated from the exons ATGGAGCTGAACACCAGAAGCAAGCAATCTAGCAACGGTAAGGGAAAGGCCAAAGCCATGGCCAAGATcgtggaagaggaggaggaggaagctgaAGACTTCTTCAGCTCAAGCGATTGCGGGTGCTTCCTCTGCGCCATCAAGCAGCCGGACGCCCGGCTCCGTCGTGCCAGCCTTGCCGATTTCTTTAGGGAGCTGCCATActgcgacgacgacggcagtaACGGCCAGTCATGTGCCGCGGCAGTCGGCGCCGTGTGGCGCGCGGCAATGGCGGCGCCCGACGACCCGGAGCTCCCTTCGCTCGGCGCGATCCGGTGCatgtccctcctcctcgcccgcgcgctcgccgacgCGGCGTggtgccgccgcggcggcaacGTGTACGTGCCGTACTATGCCGCCCACGTCATCGGCTCGTACACCATTCGCTCCTCCGCGCACGCCGAGCTGGCCGTCGCGGCGGGGGCCGTGCGTCCCCTGACGgccctcctcggcggcgccatGACGTGGGTCGagcagcgcgcggcggcgcgagccCTGGGCCACCTCGCCAGCTACGACGCCACGTTCCCGGCCGTTGCGCGGCAGGCCGTCGAGGCGGTGCCGCTCGCCGTGCGCGCCGCGTCCACCTGCATCGGCGACGTCCACGCGAGCTTCGTCAAGCTGGCACCGAGCCGGCGGCCAAAGTACCATCGCGACCTCATGGCGtgcgggctcgccggcggcggcgccgacgccgaggacAGGAAggcggaggagtgggcgagCCAGCTCCAGTGCTGGTCGCTCTACTTCCTGAGCTGCCTCGCCTCCAGGGACCTGTCATCTCATGCCATGATATGCCAGGACGCCGTGTTCCTGCGCGAGCTCTCCCGGATGTGGGGCGGCCTGGCGAACGGCGACTCTCCGGCCGGCGTCGGGCTGCTGCGCCTTCTCTGCAGGAGCCCAGTCGgccgcgccgccatcgccgcgtgCCGCGACGCGCTCTCCAGTCTCTGTGACCTCGCGCGCTCGTCCGACGACTGGCAGTACATGGCCGTAGATTgcttgctcctcctcctcgacgaccgCGACACATGGAACGCCGTTGCTGACGCCACGGCGCCGTGCCTCGTTGACTTGGTCGATCTCCGGCACCTCGGTCCAAGGCGACGGCTAGGCGATGCCATTGCAACTGCGCTGCTCCTTGATGACAGCCGTGAAGTAGGTATGGAAGCCAAAAAAGCGATCGCAAGGTTGAGGGAGGTGAAGGTAGATAGGAAGGAGACAGAGGAAGCAATGCCTAGGGATGAGCTGCTGAAGAGAGAGATCTTAGCCAAAGAGAAGAAGAGACAAGGAAACGACAGCTTCTTGCAAGGCGACGTGGACAAGGCCATTGATCTGTACACGGAAGCTTTGGAGCTGTGTCCCCTgagcaggaggagggagaggctgGTGCTGCACAGCAACCTCGCGCAGTGCCGGCTCGCGCGGCGAGATGCCGACGCGGCGGTGAGCGACGCGACGCgcgcgctggcgctggcgcggccggcgaacGCGCACGCCAGGAGCCTTTGGCGCCGCGCGCAGGCGTACGACATGAAGGGCATGGCCAGGGAGAGCCTCCTGGACTGCCTGGCCTTCGCCGGCGCGTGGCTCGATCGCCGGCGCAAGCACAcgcggagggcggcgcgcggcgcgaaCCCCAAGCTGCCGTACTGCGTCGCGCGGATGATCAGCAAGCAGATGAGCGTGACGGGGCTGTTCGCCGGCGTGGCGATGAGCGGCAACAAGGTAGGGGGTGATGATTACATGCCACGGTGCAGCGAGAATGACGACGGGGACGATGAGGACGACGGAGATGATCGTCGCGATGATGACGATGAAAGCGAGGAGGAATTTGCTGCTGGCAACGCTGCTGGGGTGAAGATTTGCACGTCAG GAAGGGAGTTGCCAATCGTCATGGGAGATGCTTGGAGGAGATTAGCCCGGATGACATAA
- the LOC101765680 gene encoding probable protein phosphatase 2C 29, which yields MGGLRRWLPFGGGCCCCCGSGGGGRGVADGLVWDVPLKAHASGEYSVAVAQANEALEDQAQVLAAPGATLVGVYDGHGGPEAARFVNRRLFSLIQDFAAENGGLSAEVIQKAFGATEDEFVGMVQKSWPSQPRIMSVGSCCLVAAIEGGTLYVANLGDSRAVLGRRAGGGGRGAAKKRVVAERLSRDHNVADEDVRREVAAMHPDDSHIVLNSHGVWRIKGIIQVSRSIGDVYLKRPDMCRANPLLQQSLCPFPLRRPVMSAVPSITTRRLRPGEDRFLILASDGLWEQLSDEAAVGIVAGSPRKGVAMRLVRAAQLEAARKKEVRYEKIRTIEKGHRRHFHDDITVVVLFLDRCRSGPEDIDGTYAPVDVFSCSPAGDHEDPTRPVLR from the exons ATGGGAGGTTTAAGGCGGTGGCTGCCGTTTGGCGgcgggtgctgctgctgctgtggcagcggcggaggaggcaggggcgTGGCGGATGGGCTGGTGTGGGACGTGCCCCTCAAGGCGCACGCGTCGGGGGAGTACTCCGTCGCCGTGGCGCAGGCCAACGAGGCGCTCGAGGACCAGGCGCAGGTGctcgccgcccccggcgccaCGCTCGTCGGCGTCTACGACGGCCACGGCGGGCCCGAGGCAGCGCGCTTCGTCAACAGGCGCCTCTTCTCCCTCATCCAAG ATTTCGCGGCCGAGAACGGGGGCCTGTCGGCGGAGGTGATCCAGAAGGCGTTCGGCGCGACGGAGGACGAGTTCGTGGGCATGGTGCAGAAGTCATGGCCATCCCAGCCGCGGATCATGTCCGTGGGCTCCTGCTGCCTGGTGGCCGCCATCGAGGGCGGGACCCTGTACGTGGCCAACCTCGGCGACTCGCGCGCCGTGctgggccgccgcgccggcggcggcggcaggggggcGGCGAAGAAgcgggtggtggcggagcgTCTGTCCCGCGACCAcaacgtcgccgacgaggacgtGCGGCGGGAGGTGGCCGCGATGCACCCCGACGACTCGCACATCGTGCTCAACAGCCACGGCGTGTGGCGGATCAAGGGGATCATCCAGGTGTCCCGCTCCATCGGTGACGTCTACCTCAAGAGGCCCGACATGTGCAGGGCCAACCCGTTGCTGCAGCAGTCGCTGTGCCCGTTCCCGCTGCGCCGCCCCGTGATGAGCGCCGTGCCGTCGATCACGACGCGGCGGCTGCGCCCCGGGGAGGACCGGTTCCTCATCCTGGCATCGGACGGGCTGTGGGAGCAGCTCAGCGACGAGGCCGCCGTGGGGATCGTGGCGGGGAGCCCCAGGAAGGGCGTGGCGATGCGGCTGGTGCGCGCCGCGCAGCtggaggcggcgaggaagaaggaggTCAGGTACGAGAAGATCCGGACTATCGAGAAGGGCCACCGGCGGCACTTCCACGACGACATCACCGTCGTCGTGCTGTTCCTGGACAGGTGCAGGTCCGGACCGGAGGACATCGACGGCACCTACGCGCCCGTCGACGTCTTCTCCTGCAGCCCCGCCGGGGACCACGAGGACCCGACCAGGCCCGTCCTGCGTTGA
- the LOC101766094 gene encoding 54S ribosomal protein L51, mitochondrial, which produces MALRGVWQLQKLVVNYCDWGGSSRGIRAFMEAHLPAFKEKNPHLEVVTELVRGQHPNLKGIYKNHNERVVCVRNLPPEDILLQATRLRNSLGRKVVKLRTRHVTKRPSVQGTWTTDLKM; this is translated from the exons ATGGCGCTGAGAGGGGTATGGCAGCTGCAGAAGCTCGTGGTGAActactgcgattggggagggaGCAGCAGGGGGATTAG GGCCTTCATGGAGGCACATCTTCCAGCCTTTAAGGAAAAGAATCCACACTTAGAAGTGGTGACTGAGCTTGTCCGCGGTCAACATCCTAACTTGAAAGGAATTTACA AAAACCATAACGAGCGAGTGGTCTGTGTAAGAAACTTACCACCTGAGGATATACTACTGCAAGCCACCAGGCTAAGGAACTCTCTGGGCAGGAAAGTGGTGAAGCTGCGAACCAGACACGTCACGAAACGCCCCAGTGTTCAGGGAACATGGACGACGGACCTGAAGATGTGA
- the LOC101766501 gene encoding uncharacterized protein LOC101766501 — protein sequence MATSFDRWEKDPFFLAAEEVQESADRMESVYRIWVQERSGGGGDSEAAGISEGPTAAELRRELHTALGTAKWQLDELERAIRSNDHVISAGKDTRARHDDFVAAIGYRILEVENNLKQSNVAEGRGPLSWVHLDEDERDDLAAFLSAGPFQQKDKVVTTLAGDIEVGSNATRMKNDISTDSSKDSAGSTDLISGRAKDDLHRGHRRAVSASADIGSWSMSIPNECEEALEQSSDGPHKAPLLKIVKTCALASALQSKPRTKCKNGAVRWAGVNPQDVEEAIPLNTSQLTQGLDGCFERNKSCLSACDEDTYNKKLYGWLGALHRQLQRSQYQIRYGHPVQFVVLALAALVIFVCILRTIW from the exons ATGGCGACGTCGTTCGACCGCTGGGAGAAGGACcccttcttcctcgccgccgaggaggtGCAGGAATCCGCCGATCG GATGGAATCGGTGTACAGGATATGGGTACAGGAGAggagcgggggcgggggcgatTCGGAGGCGGCGGGCATTAGTGAAGGGCCTACGGCCGCCGAGCTTCGCCGCGAGCTGCACACGGCGCTCGGCACCGCCAAGTGGCAG CTTGATGAACTGGAGCGTGCAATCCGATCGAACGACCATGTTATCTCAGCAGGAAAAGATACAAGAGCTAGGCATGATGACTTTGTTGCAGCAATTGGCTATCGCATATTAGAGGTTGAAAACAACTTGAAACAGTCCAATGTTGCAGAGGGGAGGGGCCCATTGAGCTGGGTTCATTTGGATGAGGATGAGCGGGATGACCTTGCGGCTTTCCTATCTGCCGGCCCTTTTCAGCAGAAAGACAAAGTGGTCACAACTTTGGCAGGTGATATTGAAGTGGGCAGCAATGCAACAAGGATGAAAAATGATATATCAACCGACAGCTCCAAGGATTCAGCTGGTTCCACGGATTTGATTTCCGGGAGAGCAAAGGACGATTTGCATCGTGGGCACAGAAGAGCAGTTAGTGCCAGTGCTGATATAGGATCATGGAGCATGTCGATTCCTAAtgaatgtgaagaagctttggAACAATCATCTGATGGCCCACACAAAGCGCCTTTGCTTAAGATAGTGAAAACTTGTGCATTGGCGAGTGCCTTGCAATCTAAGCCTAGAACGAAGTGCAAAAATGGAGCTGTGAGGTGGGCAGGTGTTAACCCACAAGATGTTGAAGAGGCTATCCCACTGAACACTTCTCAGTTGACTCAG GGCTTAGACGGATGCTTTGAAAGGAACAAGAGTTGCTTAAGTGCTTGTGATGAGGATACATACAATAAGAAACTTTATGGTTGGCTTGGAGCCCTTCATAGACAGCTTCAAAGATCTCAATATCAAATTCGATATGGGCATCCTGTTCAATTTGTTGTTTTAGCACTGGCTGCTCTTGTAATAT TTGTGTGCATATTGAGGACAATTTGGTGA
- the LOC101766920 gene encoding probable E3 ubiquitin-protein ligase RHY1A yields the protein MTSASELFTARRATRGARLADPGPDPDPHADALRDPHGLGGRRRRRGCRPRRQLDAAGDVRQHLHTGAPPPRRRGSYTDQILSYLDNNNIGDSAARRNRLDRLMFRTNERLPGAVLQAQARVLERLRGISLGSSASRPSISLDEFSASDVFRFIDFRNRETRHQANGPNSSSYHLSSESDEEIPTISSTNLHRSSGLSKAAFLRLQIEIFEASKDDNREPSPECSICLDGFYDGDELIRLRCGHRFHSTCLEPWVRKCADCPYCRTNIRSRS from the exons ATGACGAGCGCCTCCGAGCTCTtcaccgcgcgccgcgccacccGGGGGGCCCGCCTCGCCGACCCCGGCCCGGACCCGGATCCGCACGCCGACGCGCTCCGGGACCCGCACGGCCTCGGCGGACGGAGGAGGCGCCGCGGGTGCCGCCCGCGTCGCCAGCTCGACGCCGCGGGGGACGTGCGCCAGCACCTGCACACcggggcaccgccgccgcgacgccgcgggTCGTACACC GACCAGATCTTATCATACCTAGACAATAATAACATTGGGGATTCTGCTGCTCGGAGGAACAGACTTGATAGGCTGATGTTCAGGACAAATGAACGGCTTCCAGGTGCTGTACTGCAAGCACAAGCACGTGTCCTGGAGAGACTAAGAGGCATTTCTCTCGGTTCATCTGCCTCCAGGCCATCTATTTCATTAGATGAATTTTCTGCTAGCGATGTGTTTAGATTCATCGACTTCAGAAACAGGGAAACCCGGCATCAGGCAAATGGGCCCAACTCTTCATCGTACCACCTGAGCAGTGAATCAGATGAAGAAATACCAACCATCAGTTCCACTAACTTACACAGGTCATCCGGACTTAGCAAGGCAGCTTTCTTGAGGCTGCAGATTGAGATTTTTGAGGCTAGCAAAGATGACAACAGGGAGCCCTCGCCGGAGTGTTCCATTTGCCTCGATGGATTCTATGATGGAGATGAGCTGATAAGGCTGCGCTGTGGTCACAGGTTCCACTCGACATGCTTGGAGCCATGGGTGCGCAAATGTGCAGATTGCCCATACTGTCGAACGAATATTCGGTCACGGTCCTGA
- the LOC101767323 gene encoding BTB/POZ domain-containing protein At5g67385, with translation MESRFDTPAMKRTSDWVLSQEYPSDITIQVGEATFNLHKLPLASRCGYIRKQVSGINGSKFTTHIDLTGMPGGSRAFELVTKFCYGENLEITEDNVAMLRCAAEHLEMTDDSNGGNLVGRAEAYLEAVALMSLAGAVTVLRKSEELLPVAEEVDLVGRCIDAIAHITCNNSQFSAALGSTAGGYNSVSVSKAVDAWWADELTSLRIDTFQRVLIAMKARGFKGIALGTLIMLYAQKSLRRLDMHGRDKKKMDPRQEHEKRVVLETIVSLLPKEKNSMSVSFLSMLLRAALHLDTTLACRLDLEKRMSSQLGQAVLDDLLIPSSSLDAGTTFDVDAVQRILAGYLEHESEAAQLDYNTDDDFISAASPPNDVGMVGRLMEAYLAEIASDANLPIDKFTGLAEMIPERARFNEDGMYRAIDIYLKAHPHLSEPERKKVCKAMDCQKLSREACAHAAQNDRLPVQTVVQVLYHEQRRLREAPTHAPSGASSFYGGESPPPSLPYKPTPSLMGRHARGGAAPAEEVSQLQRENDELKMELLRLKMRLRDPSAPLPPTGAAPPPSGRHSMPKKPGAGGGFMNNVSKKLGKLNPFVRHDAMGVPKVRTKPPKDRRHSIGW, from the exons ATGGAGAGCCGGTTCGATACGCCGGCGATGAAGAGGACCAGCGACTG GGTCCTTTCACAAGAATATCCGAGCGATATTACCATCCAGGTCGGGGAGGCGACCTTCAACTTGCACAAG CTCCCGCTGGCGTCTCGGTGCGGCTACATACGGAAGCAGGTGTCGGGGATCAACGGCTCCAAGTTCACCACCCACATCGACCTCACGGGCATGCCGGGCGGCTCCAGGGCGTTCGAGCTCGTCACAAAGTTCTGCTACGGCGAGAATTTGGAGATCACCGAGGACAACGTCGCGATGCTGCGGTGCGCCGCCGAGCACCTGGAGATGACCGACGACAGCAACGGTGGGAACCTGGTCGGCAGGGCGGAGGCCTACCTTGAGGCCGTGGCGCTGATGAGCCTCGCCGGCGCGGTCACCGTGCTCCGCAAGTCCGAGGAGCTCCTCCCGGTGGCCGAGGAGGTGGACCTCGTCGGCCGGTGCATCGACGCCATCGCCCACATCACCTGCAACAACAGCCAGTTCAGCGCGGCGCTGGGATCCACGGCCGGCGGCTACAACAGCGTGAGCGTGTCGAAGGCCGTTGACGCCTGGTGGGCCGACGAGCTCACGTCGCTGCGGATCGACACGTTCCAGAGAGTCCTGATTGCGATGAAGGCGAGGGGGTTCAAGGGAATTGCCTTGGGGACCCTGATCATGCTCTATGCCCAGAAGTCTCTGCGAAGACTG GACATGCATGGCAGAGACAAGAAGAAGATGGACCCGAGGCAAGAGCACGAGAAGCGGGTGGTCCTCGAGACGATCGTGAGCCTGCTGCCCAAGGAGAAGAACTCCATGTCCGTGAGCTTCCTGTCGATGCTGCTGCGGGCGGCGCTCCACCTGGACACGACGCTGGCGTGCCGGCTCGACCTCGAGAAGCGGATGTCCTCGCAGCTCGGGCAGGCCGTGCTCGACGACCTCCTCATCCCGTCCTCCTCGCTGGACGCCGGCACAACGTTCGACGTCGACGCGGTGCAGAGGATCCTGGCCGGGTACCTTGAGCACGAGAGCGAGGCGGCCCAGCTGGACTACAACACCGACGACGACTTCATctcggcggcgtcgccgcccaACGACGTCGGCATGGTCGGCAGGCTCATGGAGGCGTACCTGGCTGAGATCGCATCGGACGCGAACCTGcccatcgacaagttcaccgGCCTCGCCGAGATGATCCCGGAACGCGCTAGGTTTAACGAGGACGGCATGTACCGCGCCATCGACATCTACCTCAAG GCGCATCCGCATCTGAGCGAGccggagaggaagaaggtgtGCAAGGCGATGGACTGCCAGAAGCTGTCGCGGGAGGCGTGCGCGCACGCGGCGCAGAACGACCGGCTGCCGGTGCAGACGGTGGTTCAGGTCCTGTACCACGAGCAGCGGCGCCTGCGCGAGGCGCCCACCCACGCGCCGAGCGGTGCGTCGTCGTTCTACGGCGGCGAGTCCCCGCCCCCGTCGTTGCCGTACAAGCCGACGCCGAGCCTCATGGGCCGGCACGCccggggcggcgccgcgccggcggaggaggtgtCGCAGCTGCAGCGGGAGAACGACGAGCTCAAGATGGAGCTGCTGCGGCTGAAGATGCGCCTGAGGGACCCGTCGGCGCCGCTCCCTCCGACCggcgccgctccgccgccgtccgggCGGCACTCGATGCCGAAGaagcccggcgccggcggcggattcATGAACAACGTGTCCAAGAAGCTCGGGAAGCTGAACCCGTTCGTGCGGCACGACGCCATGGGCGTCCCGAAGGTGCGCACGAAGCCGCCCAAGGATCGGAGGCACTCGATCGGCTGGTGA